The Fibrobacter sp. UWB16 genomic interval GGCTTCGGCTTGCGCCTTGCCTGTAATCTTGAACTTGCCTTGGGGCTTGAAAGTGCCTTGCATCTTGCGGTAACGGCGCAGAGAGACCTTCGGTTCGCTGAACTCGCCCGTTTTCGGGTCACGGTCCTGGTAGAAGAACATCACGGTCGGCCAGGCGCCCTTCGAAAGGACTTCCTTGCTCAATTCCTTGATGACGACTTCGCCGGTTTCTTCGTCAGTGTATTCGACGGTCAAATCTTCGACTTCTGCACTCATTTTTACCTCCAATGAAACACAAGTACGATACAATTATAACATTATTATGGAGAGTGTGGGTGCACCACATCGTGGTGATGATGCTCGCAGCAGCCACCATGGGTATGGTCATGGCTCCCGAGAACGCGATGCGGCACTCCGTGGGCAATCAAATCGACTTCACAACCGTAAGTGCTATGGAGCATTTCTTCGGTCAGGTTCGCCCCTTCGTGGTAATGCACAGAATGGTTCACGCAAACGACGCTTTTCACCTTGTGCGAAAGAGCCATCAGGTCGTGCGTCACGATCACAATCGTCATCGTTTCGCTAAATTCTGCAAGCATGCTATAAAGCGCCTCAATCCCCGCGACGTCAATGTTATTGGACGGTTCATCCAAAAAGAGAATCTTCGGATTGCAGACAAGAGAACGGGCAATCAGCACGCGTTGGCGTTCACCGCCACTCAGTTCACCCAGACGACGGTCCAAAAAGGTGCCAATATGCACGCGTTCAAGCGCCGCCTTCACTTCATCCGACTTGGGAGAAAGCCCCGCCTTGCCTGTGGCAACGCACTCGCCCACCGTAATCGGGAAATCGATATTCTTGTTCGTGTTCTGCGGCACATAGCCAATAGCCACTTTCTTTGTCGGAACCTTTTCACCAAAAACGCGCACTGTTCCAGACGTAGGCTTCAAGAGCCCGACCATCAGTCTCATCAGTGTAGACTTGCCACCGCCATTCGGCCCGATAATAGCAACAAAGTCATTTTCGTCAATGGACAAGTTCACGTCCGTAAGCACGGGCGACTTACCATAGCCAAACGAAAGATTTTTGATGTCAATGGCAGACATTACTTTTCACCAGCTGCTTTAAGAGCATCGACAAACGTCTGTATATTAGCGAGGAAATCAGCCGCAAGCGGGTCTGTTTCGACCACAACGGCACCAAGTTCCTTTGCAATCGTTTCTGCAGCGCGCTTGCTAAACTGGGGCTGCACAAAAACAGTCTTTACATCGTTCTTGCGACCAACCTGAATAAGCTTAGCCAAGTCCTTCGGCTTTGGCTCCTTGCCATTCACCTCAATCGAATACTGCGTAAGATTATAATCGTTTGCCAGATACCCATACGACGGGTGGAACACAATAAACGAGCGACGGTTCAAGGGCAGGCCCACAACGGCCCCCACAATCTTACGATCCGCCCTGCGCAAAATTTCCTGCGTACTCATAAATCGATTCGTATAGTACGCGATATGATCCGGATCCAGAGCCTTAAAGGATTCGTAGATATTCAAGGCCAAAAGTTGCAAACGCATCGGAGAAGTCCAAATATGCGGATCAAGTTCATTTTCATCATCATGATGGTGGTGATGATCATCATCATGCTCCGCCTTCATCCATTTAATATTTCTGGAAATATCAATAACCTTGACATTCTTGTTCGCACCCAAGAAGCGAGGCAACCAGGCCTTGTCCAAGCCAGAGCCATCCGTAAAGTAAGCCTCAGCCAACGAAAAAGCCTTGATCACGGCAGGCTTCGGTTCGTAATTGTGCGGGTCTGCCCCCGGCGGCAAAAGCGTCACCACGTTCACGCGGGCACCGCCAAGCATCTTTAACAGAGTCGCATAAGGCTGCAAAGAAACTGCAACTGTAATTTCTTTTTCGCTGGCAAACAGAACCGCAGCCGGGAGAACAACAAGCAGCAGCAAAAGACGTGCTATACGACGCATTATTTTTTTCCTTCTAAAAAGGCGTTGAAATCAATTTCACTAACATTATTGACAATAAATTCGGGCTTCACGTCGAGAAGCTCGACATCCGCCATTTTCGATTCGCCGCACAAGGGCAGCACAAATCGACAGCCGGAACGTTTTGCAAGTTCAAAGTCCGTATAAAGTCGGTCACCCACAAACAAGATTTCTTCGGGGCGGTAAAGTTTCAAAAGTCCCGAAAGCATTGCCGGATTCGGCTTGCCAAAGCTCATCTCGGGTTCGACGCCGTAAGCCGTCTTGAGGAGAGCCATGAAGCTACCGATATCGGGCACCGGGCCGCGTTCGTCGGGGCAGACAAAATCCGTATGCGTGACCCAGAACGGGATACCGCGCTGCACGCGGAAAGAGAGCTCGCAAAGTTCACGGTAGTCAAAGCTATTGTGGTAAGCAACAAGTACGAGTTCGGTTTCTTCGACCGAAGGGCGCAAATTGAGACTCGGATCCTGTGCTGCAAACCATTCGTACACTTCCGGGTTTGCAAAGAAAAAGACGTTCTTGATCTTGCGTTCGTGAATCGCATCGAGCGAGAGGTACAGCGCCGAGATGATAGAATCATCAGCCAGCGGAAGCCCCATGACCTTGAGGCGGTTTTCGTAAAAGACCGGAGACTTGCTCGTGTTGTTGCTCAAGTAATAGACCGGCACGCGCTTAGAGACGCGATTGACCGTTTCGACCGCACCAGGGTATGGGCGGCCACTCAAATAGAGAGTTCCGTCTAAATCGAAGACAACAGCTTTTACTTTTTTCACGGGATGTAATATAGAAATTTTCTATTTTAGCGTACATGAAAACTCCCGACAGTCGTTTCTATTGCCCGCTCATTAGCGTTGGCACCATTATCTTGGATGAAAATGAAAGCAGCCATGCCGTACGCGTTTGCCGTGCAGCAAATGGCGATACGCTACAGCTCTGCGACGGCCTCGGGCATTATGCCGATGCAACAATCACCAAGGCCGATTCCAAAGCCTGCGAAGTCCGCGTAGATACAGTCGAAGACGCCCCGTTCAAGCGTCCGCGCCTAAATCTTGGCATCTCCTGCCTCAAGGATGACGCCCTCGAAGAGGTCGTTTTCCATGCGGCACAGACCGAAACGGACAGCATCATCTTTTTGCGTACGGACTACTCGCAAGAGCCCAAGAACTCCGACCTGAAAAAGACAGTTCGACGCGCTGAGCTCAAATCGCTCGTGAGCCTCAAGCAATCCAAGAAGCCCTGGATGACGCGCATCGAAGGGCCGATTGAATTCGACAAGTGGCTCAAGGATTATCAGGGAGACTTGATTCTCTGCGATATCGATGGAGAACGCAAGTTGGATTTGAGTGAAGGTTCCGCAGATGGAACGCCCGCCAAGCCGATTACTTTACTTGTAGGCCCGGAAGGTGGATTTTCGCCACGAGAGGTCGAAGCAATAAAGACCTTCCAGAACGGGAAGGTCTACTTGCTGAACTTGGGCAATACACGCTTGCGAGCACGCACTGCCGCGGTTATTGCATTAGGAAAAGTGTTATAATGGATCGCCACGGGGCTTCGCCCCTCGCGATGACGTATTAGCGAAAGAAACTACAGAGTCACCTTCACTTTTTCGCGCATAGCCATGACGGTTGCCTTGGCTTCTTCAACGGTGTCGCGACGAGCAAGGAGAACGCCCATACGGCGGTGGCCCTTGAGTTCCGGCTTTCCGAACAAGCGAAGGCCCGTATCCGGTTCTGCAAGAACTTCTTCGAGGCCGCTGAACTTCACGTGGTCAGAATTGCCATCGACGACGATTGCCTTTGATGCGCTCGGGCCGTGGAAAGCGATGTTCGGGATCGGGAGACCGAGAATAGCGCGTGCGTGCAAAGCAAATTCGGAGAGGTCCTGAGAAATGAGCGTCACCATGCCCGTATCGTGCGGACGCGGAGAGACTTCGCTGAACAAGACCTCGTCCTTGCAAACAAAAAGTTCCACACCAAAGATGCCGCGACCGCCAAGAGCGTCCGTGACTTTCTTTGCAATCACCTTTGCCTGTTCCAAGAGTTCCGGCTTCATCGGCTGCGGCTGCCAAGATTCCTGATAGTCACCGCCCACTTGATGGTGACCAATCGGTTCCAAGAAGCTGGTGCCGCCCACATGGCGCACCGTAAGCAAAGTAATTTCGTAATCGAACGGCACAAAGCCTTCAACAATCACGCGGCTGGCAGCACCAGTGCGACCACCCGTCTGGGAAATGTTCCAGGAATTTTCAATGTCGGCTTCGGTCTTGATGACGCTCTGACCGTGACCGGAAGAACTCATCACCGGCTTCACCACGCACGGGATGCCGATTTCCTTGACCGCAGCCTTGAAATCTTCGTAGTTATCCGCAAAGCGGTACGGGCTCGTCTTGAGTCCGAGCTCTTCGGCAGCCAGGCGGCGGATACCTTCGCGGTTCATCGTGAGCTTCGTGGCCTTGGCGGTCGGGATGACGTTGTAGCCTTCCTTTTCAAGTTCCACGAGAGTGTCCGTTGCAATCGCTTCGACTTCCGGCACGATGTAGTCCGGCTTTTCTTTTTCAATGACAGCACGGAGTTCCTTACCATCGAGCATGTTAATCACGTAGCTACGATGAGCCACCTGCATGCCCGGAGCGTTGGCGTAACGATCCACAGCAATCACTTCGACGCCAAGACGCATCATTTCGATGATGACTTCCTTGCCCAATTCACCAGAACCGCAAAAAAGAACCTTTGTTGCGGTAGAACTAAGAGGTGTACCGATTTCTGCCATAAAAACTCCTTGTTGTGACTACAAATATAAAATTATTAGGCTTCCATTAACGGAGATGCCCTCCCGGAACCCCGGAACTTGTCCGGGGCAAGCTCAGTCCGGGATGACAAGTGGCGGGCATGACAATGAAATTTCGCAGTTAATTACTTTCGGCGTTTTTTATGCAACGGACTGAAAACTGAGAATTCGGAGAAAAATCCTCTATCGAAGCTTCGTTGACATTATTTTGGTGAGTTGTTTGATTTATTAAATGCACGCACATTCCAGAATTACGAGAACTCCAAAAATACGCATCCGTTCCTAAACCACCTTCATGGTACACACCTTCAATAAAAGCTCTCGCTCCCCCAGGAAGCGCCGTAAAGCCATACAAATCAGAACCTTCCCCTATATTCCATATCTTTGAAGACTTGAGAACTTCACCAGCATTATTTTTTGCGTCTGGATTTTGATCTAATTCATTAACAGCGTAAATAAGTCCATCCCAATCCGCTAAGCTAGGCAAACGCCAACCATTAGGGCAAGCATTTTTAGCGGCCGCCAATGAATAGAGTCTCCCATATATTTCACAATTCGATTCTTTATTTTCATAGCAACGACTATTTTCTGTTTCATAATTCAAGTTTTCGGCCATCCATGTTTCGGAATAATCTTTACTCTTAACTTCAATTGTCGTGTACTTGTAAATTTGATAAGTTTTTTCTTCAGTGTCTTTATTTTCAAATTCGGCACAGAACAAATGATCCGCATCCTCTGCTTTGTATTTTTCATCACCGCATTTTTCATAAACCACAACTTTTTTGCCATTTTCGCAAGTCTCTAATTCCACATCATATTCTTCCCCATTACACAGAGGATACGTTTTATTGTTAAAACAGAATTTTGCATGTACGTTATATAATTCGTCACCACAAGATTTCAAAACTTTTACAGGTTCGCCATTAACGCATTCATACGTCGCTGGGTCATATTTTTTGCCATTGCAAAGTGGATACGCTTCCCCCTCTGCCGTGCAGAAACTTTTTTCAGGGTCATAAGGCTTTGTTCCGCATATGGCCTTGTAAAGCTTTGTCGTTGTCGCATCTTTGCCTTCGCCGCACTGGATTTGAACAACACCATCCATGTCGCTCACGATCTTGCAGCTGGCGCCGTCACTACCATTTGTGCCGTTAGTGCCGTTCGTACCGTCTGTGCCTTTTGTACCAGGAGCACCCGGTTTACCATCAACGCCATTGTGAATCGTTACGGATGTTTTACCGCAGGTCACAACAGCATCATCGCTATCTTCGGCTTTAGCAACAGAACAAGAAGTTCCATCCTTACCATTAGAACCATCTTTACCGTCAGCACCATCAGCACCGTTCTTCACACTTCCAATAGACTTGCCATCACAAACAACATCAAATCCTGTACCATCCTTAAAAGCAGTCATGGTGCAAGACTTTCCGTCGGTACCGTCTTTACCATCAGCGCCATCTTTTCCGTTCTTGCCATTTGTACCATTTTTACCATTGGAGCCATCAGTGCCAGTAACAGCAGTCCATCCATCGTCTGTGCAAGCATAGACCTTCACAGAGTCAGACACATAGACAAACTTACCTATAGCAGACTTATCACATTTGCCCAAATCTTTAAACGCCTTAACGGTGTCAGCGCCGCCATATTCAGAGATATTGGTCACTTCATCACCGCACGCCATCAAAAGCAATGCCGTTCCAAAAAACGGAATAAGACAATTTTTCATTTATTTTCTCCTAAAAATATTTAAAATTTCATATCAACAGGATTGAAGTTAAACTTCACGCCCGAACGTATCCAAGCATCCGAGCCATCTTCTTTTTTGTCATGCGAGAGATTGCGATAGACGCGGAAGCCCCCGCCAAAGTAAAATCTGAACCAATCTTGCACTTTCCTTTCGTACAAAGCATCTACGACAAACTGTTTTTCCACAACACCAGAAAGAGCATCTTCAGATTTCAAAGCAACATCATAGTCCGTATAAAGTTCCTTATCGCCCTGACGAAGCCATGCAAGCGTAAGCGTTGCCGAATGAACGCCACCGTTCCAATTCATGTCAAACCAGAGATCCAGAGCATCGCCACCCCTGCGGTATCCAATAGGGTAATCGACAAAGTAGGCATCGGCATAATCGCGGTCGCCCTGTTCGCGATAATTGCTGCGGTAATTACGGCGACCCGTGTATTTTAACAGCGGGAGTCTACTATTGTTTGATGCCGGGTCCGTTTTCACGACATCCAAACGCCAAGAGAATTTGCCGTAGTTGCGAGTTTCAAGTTCATGATAGTAGCCGACCATGTAATTGATAATGGAGCGGTTCGTCCCCATCTTTTTATCTTCGCCGACAGGGCTTGCAATATCTTCCATATTAATTTGGCTGTAGAACTTGGCACCATTGGAAGTCTTGTAACCAAATTCAACAGAAGTCGCCGCCGAAGTGTATCCCGTTGCATAATTATCATGCCAGTACATGAATGGATTGAAAGAGCGGAATTCCAAAGACTTGCCGCCAATCACACTTTGTTCGACCAAATAAATCCAGAACTTTTTCGTCTCGACACCAAACCTGTGGAACACCATATTTTTCACGTTCTCGGTATAAGTGCGATTGCGCTGGTTGCTCACTTGGCGCTCCGTACACTTTTGAGCGTACGCTTCGCTATCCTTACTTTCCGGGCACCCCGTCTCGTGATTCATCACATCGCCAAATAGCCAAGCATTCAACGAGCTCAACATAAAATCGTAACGGAAAATGCCGATACTCAAATTCCAGTGGATTCCATCGTGATAAGGCAATCCACCAAGGAAAATATCGTTCTTGGAAACCTTCAAGTCTTCGGGATTAAAACGGCCAAACTGCACAAAGCCAATAGGATTATACCACTTGGCATAAGCATTTATCGGCACATTGATATCAAGCTCGCTAGGCTTGTAAGTAAAGTTCGTCTTCAGTTCGCTATTGTACCAAGCTTCCAGATCCTTGCGAAGCGGAGCCTCCAGCAAAAAATGGAAGTCCTTGTATCCAGCACGGAAACTGAGAGTAAAGAAAGGATTGATGCGTTCCTCGTAATTGCGAGCCGTTTCAAGAGGAATGCGGAGTCCGCGCCAATTTTTCCCATAATATTCGGCAGTATCCACAGCAAAAACGGGATCCGTCGGGCCACCATTAAAGCCAAAATTGAAATCGGTCCCGATTTGAAAATAGCCAACCTTTTTCGCAGGCTTTTCCGAAACGTTTTCAGCCGAGGCAAACGCCACCACTGCCATCAAACAAACAAACAATAAAGTACGAGATAACATAACATAAATGTATTAAAAAGTCTTTTAAACATGGAGATGCCCGCTCAAGGCGGGCATGACAAATCAGGCATGAAGCGGAGCGGACACACCGTGAGCCATAAGCGGCACGGCGTAAGCGTGCCGTGTTGGCGAGAGCGGAGCGCCGACGGAGCTTTTCTATTAAATCAAAGCGAAGCGGGTACTCTGTGAGCCGGAGGTGACTCGTATTGACGAGTCATCGAAGGCGAGAGCTAGGCGAAGAAGGAACTTGTCCTTTGCACAAGAGCCGAACGGTGCGCATTAGTGAGCCACAAGTGCCTCGTATCAACGAGGCATGGTGGCGAGAGCGAGACGACGATGGATGTTCCATATTACACAAGAGTCGAGCGGACATCAGAAGGACCACCCAGGCAGGGAGACCCGGGTGATCCCTTGTGTTGTGGTGGGTGCGCACTCACGCACCCGTGTGTGTGTGTTCTTTCTCGAGGGCGTGTTCGAAAACCTCGAACATACCTGGTCGAATTTCGTTATTGCAATGTAGGGCTAATCGTTATTCACGATTAGAACAAGTCATTCATACGCATGAAGGCCGGCAAGTCATAATCGACATTGCTTTCCTTGAGTGCGTCTTCAGAACCCTTCTGGTTACGCATGAAAGCCGGAGTGCCATAGTCCACAGCGCTGACCTGTTCGGTCTGAGCCGGGCGGGATTCCTGCTTGATGGTATTTGCGTAGTTGCCGTTAGAAAGCGGATCTGCATCGGCAGCACCCGGCATTTCTTCGGTTTCACGAGCAGTCTTAACAGCAGCAACAGCCTCTTCAGCATAGCCAGCCTTAGCGTCAAAGCTCGGAGAAGCGAAAGAAGAAGCCGGAGCAAACATAGCGGCAGCGGTATTCACCGGGGCAGCCTGGCGAGCGGTTGCGCTTGCGTAAGTGCTCTGCGGAGCCGTGTAAGACGGAGTTGCCGGAGCCGTAGCCGGGACAACGCGCTGCGTGACAGCCGGAGTTGCAACCGTCGGAGCGGCGCTCATAGAAGCGGTCGGCATGGCGGCAGTGTTACGGCCAGCAAGGGCAAGGAAGTTCGTGGTCGGACGCGGAGTAGCAGCCTGCACCGGAGCAGCAGAGGCCTGATACTGAGCCTGAGCCGGATTCATCTGATAAGCAGCGGTACCGATACCAGCATAGTTCACTGCAGCAGCATTGTTCGTGCCACCGCAACCCGTTGCAATGATGGTGATGCAAACCTTGTCGCCAAGTTCCGGAAGAGTGATATCACCGACGATGATGTTCGGGTTGCCTTCTTCGCCCACAGCGTCGTAAATGTGTTCCATAGCTTCGTTGTGTTCGAGCAAAGAGTAATTTTCGCCATGAGAAACGTTGATGAGCACGCCAGAAGCACCCTGGATGTCGATATCTTCGAGAAGCGGAGAAGAGAGAGCTGCATCGGCAGCGGCAACACCGCGGCCTTCGCCTTCTGCAGTACCCGTACCCATAAGAGCAGAACCACCCTTGAGCATAACCTTGCGGATATCAGCAAAGTCAACGTGTACGAGACCATGACGGAACATGATGCTGCAGATGCTCTGCACTGCATTACCGAGGATTTCGTCAGCCATCTTGAAGGCTTCATCGACAGTTGCGTTCTTGTTCGTATTCTGGATGAGGTTCAAGAGCTTCTTGTTTTCGATAACGATGATCGTATCAGCGGCTTCGCGGAGAGCGCGAACACCATTCTGAGCCAAGGAATTACGGACGTTACCTTCAAAGCGGAACGGCTTTGTGACAACGGCAACCGTAAGGATTCCGAGTTCACGTGCAACAGTAGCAACGATCGGAGCAGCACCCGTACCGGTACCACCGCCCATACCAGCGGTAACGAACACGAGGTCCGCACCCATCATAGCCTTCTTCAAGTCATCGATATTTTCTTCGACAGCCTTACGACCCATTTCCGGATCCATGCCAGCGCCGAGATTTCTCGTGCTCTTTTCACCGATAAGAATCTTGTGATCGGCAAGGCTCTGGTCAAGTGCCATAGCATCAGTATTGATGGCGTAGTATTCTACACCTTCAATATTCATCTGCTTCATGCGGTTCACAGTGTTACCGCCAGCACCGCCGACGCCAAACACCTTGACCTTAGCGTTTCTGGAAGGGGTGTCATCACCCGTGATACGAGACATTGCCTCGAAGTTGATGTTTTCAAAGTCACTCATAGTTTATCTCCCTGATTTGAGTGGTTTAACGATTAAAAGTAAGTTCTAAAGATGTCGCGAATGCGCTGCATACCCTTCTTGACGGTAACGAGCAATTGGGTATCTGTGTCACGCTGTTTTCTTTCGCGATGTTTCTTGTTCGCGTAGTACAAGAGGCCAATGCCCGTTGCATAAGACGGATTCTGGAAAGCTTCCTGGATGCCACTCATGCCCCTCGGCTTGCCGATATGGACAGGCTTCTTGAATACTTTAGCTGCAATTTCTTCAATGCCGGCAAGATTGCAGCAGCCACCCGTAAGAACGATACCGCCATCAATGACCGTATCAAGGTGGTGCTTTTCCAAATCCTTTGCCAAGAGCTTGAAGATTTCCGCAACACGAGCTGTAATAATCTGCGCTAAAAGCTTACGAGAACAAAGAACTTCTCCGCGGTCTCCCACACCAGGGACCGGGAAGGTTTCATCTTCAATCAAATTGTTGAGCGAGCAGGTGCCATACTTTTTCTTGAGTTCTTCGGCCTTCGTGAGAGAGACCGGAACCTTGAGGCACTTGCTAATGTCACTAGTAATAATATTGCCTGCAATGTCGAGCGAAGCCGTGTAACGTACGGAATCCTTGACAAAAACGGCCACGTCAGCAGAACCGGCGCCAATATCGATCAGAGCCACACCGAGTTCGCGTTCGTCTTCGGACAAGACGGCAGAGGCGGCGGCAAGCGGTTCAAGCACAAAGCCTGCCACATTGAGGCCTGCGCGGTTCACACATTTTGCGATATCCTGGAGAGCGTTCGGGCGTGAGGTAACCACCTGAACTTCAACTCCCAAGCGACGGCCAGAATAGCCTTTCGGATTGCGGATGCCCGTTCTATCGTCCAGCGTATATTCACCCGGGAAAATATGGATAATTTCGCCAGCCTTATCCGGAAGCGTGCTTGCCAGTCTCTGGACGTTGATAATATCTTCATCACGGACTTCGTTTGTCGGGAGCGATACAAGTCCCTTATAGCTGTAAGACGACACATGCTTACCCGCAATGCCTACGTAGACATCGCGCACATCGACACCTGCCGACGATTCCAGCATATGGACGGCCTTCTGCAACGTTTCCACGACGGAATCGTATTCATCGGAAGATTCCAACGGGAAATCGCCACATTCCACAACTCGGACAGATTCGCCTTCCGAGATGCCGACGAATAAATTCAC includes:
- a CDS encoding metal ABC transporter ATP-binding protein, coding for MSAIDIKNLSFGYGKSPVLTDVNLSIDENDFVAIIGPNGGGKSTLMRLMVGLLKPTSGTVRVFGEKVPTKKVAIGYVPQNTNKNIDFPITVGECVATGKAGLSPKSDEVKAALERVHIGTFLDRRLGELSGGERQRVLIARSLVCNPKILFLDEPSNNIDVAGIEALYSMLAEFSETMTIVIVTHDLMALSHKVKSVVCVNHSVHYHEGANLTEEMLHSTYGCEVDLIAHGVPHRVLGSHDHTHGGCCEHHHHDVVHPHSP
- the ftsZ gene encoding cell division protein FtsZ, with translation MSDFENINFEAMSRITGDDTPSRNAKVKVFGVGGAGGNTVNRMKQMNIEGVEYYAINTDAMALDQSLADHKILIGEKSTRNLGAGMDPEMGRKAVEENIDDLKKAMMGADLVFVTAGMGGGTGTGAAPIVATVARELGILTVAVVTKPFRFEGNVRNSLAQNGVRALREAADTIIVIENKKLLNLIQNTNKNATVDEAFKMADEILGNAVQSICSIMFRHGLVHVDFADIRKVMLKGGSALMGTGTAEGEGRGVAAADAALSSPLLEDIDIQGASGVLINVSHGENYSLLEHNEAMEHIYDAVGEEGNPNIIVGDITLPELGDKVCITIIATGCGGTNNAAAVNYAGIGTAAYQMNPAQAQYQASAAPVQAATPRPTTNFLALAGRNTAAMPTASMSAAPTVATPAVTQRVVPATAPATPSYTAPQSTYASATARQAAPVNTAAAMFAPASSFASPSFDAKAGYAEEAVAAVKTARETEEMPGAADADPLSNGNYANTIKQESRPAQTEQVSAVDYGTPAFMRNQKGSEDALKESNVDYDLPAFMRMNDLF
- a CDS encoding HAD-IIA family hydrolase, with translation MKKVKAVVFDLDGTLYLSGRPYPGAVETVNRVSKRVPVYYLSNNTSKSPVFYENRLKVMGLPLADDSIISALYLSLDAIHERKIKNVFFFANPEVYEWFAAQDPSLNLRPSVEETELVLVAYHNSFDYRELCELSFRVQRGIPFWVTHTDFVCPDERGPVPDIGSFMALLKTAYGVEPEMSFGKPNPAMLSGLLKLYRPEEILFVGDRLYTDFELAKRSGCRFVLPLCGESKMADVELLDVKPEFIVNNVSEIDFNAFLEGKK
- a CDS encoding metal ABC transporter solute-binding protein, Zn/Mn family; this encodes MRRIARLLLLLVVLPAAVLFASEKEITVAVSLQPYATLLKMLGGARVNVVTLLPPGADPHNYEPKPAVIKAFSLAEAYFTDGSGLDKAWLPRFLGANKNVKVIDISRNIKWMKAEHDDDHHHHHDDENELDPHIWTSPMRLQLLALNIYESFKALDPDHIAYYTNRFMSTQEILRRADRKIVGAVVGLPLNRRSFIVFHPSYGYLANDYNLTQYSIEVNGKEPKPKDLAKLIQVGRKNDVKTVFVQPQFSKRAAETIAKELGAVVVETDPLAADFLANIQTFVDALKAAGEK
- the purT gene encoding formate-dependent phosphoribosylglycinamide formyltransferase codes for the protein MAEIGTPLSSTATKVLFCGSGELGKEVIIEMMRLGVEVIAVDRYANAPGMQVAHRSYVINMLDGKELRAVIEKEKPDYIVPEVEAIATDTLVELEKEGYNVIPTAKATKLTMNREGIRRLAAEELGLKTSPYRFADNYEDFKAAVKEIGIPCVVKPVMSSSGHGQSVIKTEADIENSWNISQTGGRTGAASRVIVEGFVPFDYEITLLTVRHVGGTSFLEPIGHHQVGGDYQESWQPQPMKPELLEQAKVIAKKVTDALGGRGIFGVELFVCKDEVLFSEVSPRPHDTGMVTLISQDLSEFALHARAILGLPIPNIAFHGPSASKAIVVDGNSDHVKFSGLEEVLAEPDTGLRLFGKPELKGHRRMGVLLARRDTVEEAKATVMAMREKVKVTL
- a CDS encoding 16S rRNA (uracil(1498)-N(3))-methyltransferase encodes the protein MKTPDSRFYCPLISVGTIILDENESSHAVRVCRAANGDTLQLCDGLGHYADATITKADSKACEVRVDTVEDAPFKRPRLNLGISCLKDDALEEVVFHAAQTETDSIIFLRTDYSQEPKNSDLKKTVRRAELKSLVSLKQSKKPWMTRIEGPIEFDKWLKDYQGDLILCDIDGERKLDLSEGSADGTPAKPITLLVGPEGGFSPREVEAIKTFQNGKVYLLNLGNTRLRARTAAVIALGKVL
- a CDS encoding FISUMP domain-containing protein; translated protein: MKNCLIPFFGTALLLMACGDEVTNISEYGGADTVKAFKDLGKCDKSAIGKFVYVSDSVKVYACTDDGWTAVTGTDGSNGKNGTNGKNGKDGADGKDGTDGKSCTMTAFKDGTGFDVVCDGKSIGSVKNGADGADGKDGSNGKDGTSCSVAKAEDSDDAVVTCGKTSVTIHNGVDGKPGAPGTKGTDGTNGTNGTNGSDGASCKIVSDMDGVVQIQCGEGKDATTTKLYKAICGTKPYDPEKSFCTAEGEAYPLCNGKKYDPATYECVNGEPVKVLKSCGDELYNVHAKFCFNNKTYPLCNGEEYDVELETCENGKKVVVYEKCGDEKYKAEDADHLFCAEFENKDTEEKTYQIYKYTTIEVKSKDYSETWMAENLNYETENSRCYENKESNCEIYGRLYSLAAAKNACPNGWRLPSLADWDGLIYAVNELDQNPDAKNNAGEVLKSSKIWNIGEGSDLYGFTALPGGARAFIEGVYHEGGLGTDAYFWSSRNSGMCVHLINQTTHQNNVNEASIEDFSPNSQFSVRCIKNAESN
- the ftsA gene encoding cell division protein FtsA, whose translation is MDDNKQSVKKEDYIFGLDIGASKVNLFVGISEGESVRVVECGDFPLESSDEYDSVVETLQKAVHMLESSAGVDVRDVYVGIAGKHVSSYSYKGLVSLPTNEVRDEDIINVQRLASTLPDKAGEIIHIFPGEYTLDDRTGIRNPKGYSGRRLGVEVQVVTSRPNALQDIAKCVNRAGLNVAGFVLEPLAAASAVLSEDERELGVALIDIGAGSADVAVFVKDSVRYTASLDIAGNIITSDISKCLKVPVSLTKAEELKKKYGTCSLNNLIEDETFPVPGVGDRGEVLCSRKLLAQIITARVAEIFKLLAKDLEKHHLDTVIDGGIVLTGGCCNLAGIEEIAAKVFKKPVHIGKPRGMSGIQEAFQNPSYATGIGLLYYANKKHRERKQRDTDTQLLVTVKKGMQRIRDIFRTYF